The Plasmodium cynomolgi strain B DNA, chromosome 5, whole genome shotgun sequence genome segment CGTGTTGTATGTTGTTTATCTATCGtcagaaatgagaaaaattggagaattattttttccaaaagaaTGTGTACCGCATGTTCATGTAATACCCATTTTTCCGTGTCAGTTGGGATATACGAATTATTTGCACCTCATCTATTCTTAAAAggtggggaggagggggtAATAACTTTCCTTAAACTGCCTAAATGTGCGCACTAATGTTCCTATGTCTGCTTGCTTAGGGAAAGAAGCCATATTGTAACATATCTCTTTACACAGAGGGAAACGTTGCACATTTGTATGGGTGCACTGAGTCTGTTTGCCCCGACCGGTTCGCCCCTTCGACGTTATGGTGacgattttccttttaagtCAATGTCGGCTAAGCAGAAATGCTTCAGTCAatggcttcctttttccgTCCATCGTGTAATAGTGATGATTTATGTAGATAAACTTTTTAGCTGTGTCCCCTCCCCCTGTCCCGCTTAATTAGGCCTTGCAAAATAGATatgtcaaatttttttcgtaataaatttgtatatttttattcgaCCACATAATTTAAggggtaaaaatatatgattttattttgcctatAGTTTTTCCTCCCATCTTTCCTCCTATTTTTCCTCCCATCTTTCCTCCTATTTTGCCTCCCATCTttctcataattttttttttcttcatgttgAACCTTCAGTCAACTGTAAATGAATCACATTTGTGCCATTCGACTCAGACATCGAAAGCACTTTTTTaagttgcaaaaataacgccctctaaaaatgataatttaaCTATGAAATAACCTTTTCCATCacttaaaaatgatgttttAGGTCAGCCAGGACGGATGGGAGGGGGTCAAACCCGTACGCATACTAAAATGATGCCGCCACAATGTTGTCTCCCTCCAACGGCTCCTAAGCGCGGTGCCGATTTGCTGGTAATCTTCCTACAACACACTATTttgttgagaaaaaaaaagaaaaagaataactATCTAAATTTCtccattaaaatatttgatgggcttactcccttttttaaagtgtAATAACAAAAAGTAGATTTTTCcctacaataaaaaaaaacttccaccttttttttgtaattgcTAACCCATTCTGCTCGTTCATatggctttaaaaaaaaaaaaaaaaaatatatcataacgtatacaaaaagggaagttttcccatttgggggaaCTCCTCATCCGCCTGGAAAATATAACAGAACAAATCTTCGATATTTCACGTAGCAGTCATGATTAAACCTTTTCTCTACATAATAGCCCCACGTTGGGGCAACAGTTCAAAAGTTCCTCATAATGCGGAAGAAAACACAGCATCAAAACATCTTTATACAATAATAACTttgaattaataaaaaaaaaaaaaaaaaaaaaaagaacttatAGCAATACTGCCACAAAGTTTATCCTcattttaacataattaAATTTGCTTAGGCGGGattaaaaacatatttatatatgaatacacctaaatatatacatatatatatatacatatgcgcatgtgtgcataagTATATGTAGATAATAAATGCGTAGATATATACCCTTAATGCACTAAACCTTAATAAAAAGAGGCATAAATTAATATACTGTTTATGCACAAGGGAACgtacatttatataattaggGCTATacatgatataaaaaaaaaaaaaaaaaaaaaaacaatgagAATAGAGTAGTGTTAGTTGTTAGCAGCACCGCAACGCAACAAGAGTGGAGATAAAAATAACTGTGTTAAAAAAGTGGCGACTATTCCCCCTTGTCCTGCTACATCCCCCCGCGCTATCTTCACTTATCCAAGATTTGCGCACTCtcaaaggggaaatttaaagaaatacACTCAATTTTAATCAAAGGCGCTTCTATCATGCCAAGACTTCTATCACTCAAGTGCCTCTTTTTCACTCGAGTGACTCAACAagtaaattctttttttttaaactgtcAAAGCCCCACTTGTCAAAAATTAATCCACTCAACAAACTTTGTTCCTTCTTGAAGATCTTGGCAATGCCGTTCACGGCTAGGTCTGCTAGAGCACGTAATGCTATTATGGTTATCAGAGTACCCAAGGTGAAGGTAGCCGttttatactttttcttttttctgttaatgATACTTAGTTGATTGTctttttcgtaaatttcTCTCAAAAGCATTATGCTTCGGGCGTCGTTCATATCGTCCTTATTGTTGCCGCTCGTTAGGAAATCATCTGaaggttaaataaaaaatggtgcgtaaacatttgtacatatacaaattggcattttagtaaaaattgggaatacaaaatgaaacaaattaTGAAACCTAAGGTATATACACAGGTATGACGCAGAGTGATAATTTTTCACCAAAAGGGTTTCACAATTGGAATGGTTAATTTTTGCGTCAGGGCACAATGAAAAAGTACCACAAGCAAACTTAACCACGTGGTTTACATAACGAAATGGATGCAAAACAATGTGCACGTACAAATTACTCTACATTTATAGCTACATGCCACTATGAACTTGTAGTGCGCCTTAACGACACGATTATATTATTCACTATTCTTACCTTTATCTTTCTTGTTATCCTTatccttatttttatcattgaAATCTTCATTCTTTTTGGGAGTTCCCTTTCCTACAGTAAATCTAGATTTCCATATgtcctttttcttattaataatattatctCCCTTTACCACATCGCCAAAGGTTATCAGGAGGAAAAGGTTAATGACAAGTAAAATCGGTAATTtatgcctctttttttttttattatgtatttttaataaataatgcGATTCATAAATTtctagaaaaaattattaattgtTTGtttatgaatttaaaaacttAGAAAAATACGCGTTCGCgctaagttttttttctttttatctgtaaagaataataataaaaagaaggaaaaaaaaaaaaaaggaaaaacaaaaaaaatttagataaGAAGTGATCGATCAATGGTAATTCGCAATAGGTAGAAATGAacactaaaaaaatatatatataaatggttaaataaaattgtataataaaagcttaaaaataggaaaaaaaaaaaaagcaataattgaaaaataataataaattctAATATAGTACGCAAATATGTAtgacaaaatataatatagtcacggtaaaaaaaaatatgcatatcaAAATTACGCGGTAATTACGCGGTAATTGCGCGGTAATTACGCGGTAATTGCGCGGTAATTGCGCGGTAAAATGGCAATCATGGTAAATATACGAGCAGTAAAAAactatgataatttttttcccgatATGTACTACATATGCGCGTAGCGCgcacataataatatatattatatcgtatatatataatttcgtgcttactttcttttttcttgcttcagggagaaaagaaattattcttctattattatttcacgtaaaaatgcatataataatatatattccaCCTTTTTGCATGTCACGCGCACGGCATTATTTTCTACTTCGCGATGTATTATTatacgaaaaataaaatatttctgaaaaaaaaaaaaaaaggggtaaaacCCTACTGGTCCAATGCTCATACGGctaaagagtaaaaaataattttttttattcataagagagcacaaaatgtgaaaagattgcaattcttttattttaattatcgcataatggggaaaaataaactacAGGGTGAATTGCAAAACGAAGTGCAAAAgggaataattattttgaactaatacattttttctacacatttttatgcgtTCAGGGGGCATACATGTAGTATTCTAATCTTCTGCTGTGTCCGAAGGCTATTTTcgcattatatattattacatcaTTTATTGGCGAAATTACCACGgcactttttcccttcagAGGCGCACGCAAGAATTACTATATGTgctacaatatatatattatatatatatttatttatactatatatttgttttatttttcatacgGATTCAAATTTCTGGGGGgtgatttaaaaaacttCGCAAATATTGCGGCGGGTTTCCGAATTAGGATTGAAGATAAATGCATTATGCATACCgcttattaaatatattatataccttCCCATTTATAATAAAGTAGGATTATTTGAGAGAAAAAGGCCCTAATTTTAGGACTACCAAAAATTAATTAGTAGAAAATTAGAAATTAGgcgttatcattttttttctttgcttcacCCTGTTTACCTACATCTAAAAATAAGTCCAAACGCGCCtagcaaaaatgtgaatttaTTAATACTCATTCCAAgcagtagaaaaaaaaaaaaaaacttttccgTTTCCccacaattttgtattacTAAATAGtgttataaagaaaaaaaagtagccaTCTTTTCCTACAATAATATgcaaaagaagaataaaacGATCCCATTTACGTAATACCATTTCGTCGTTTTTTTGCTACATATTTTGTAGGAGTATAATAAATAGTGATAATAACTCCCTTAGGCACATTTCAAATCTGTTAGGTTGTCACCCTACCGCTGTATCGCTAATCGCTATATTGATTAAATCTCTGtgttgctactttttttttttcttaccgCCCTGCTACCACATGTGTAACATTTTCTCGTGGCACTTTTTGATCaaatcattttgttcattccaATAGGAGGAGCAGGCAACATGATGAGGATAGAAACTACCCTCGCACGTTCTTCTTTTTACGTTCTTTTTAGCAAAAGTGCAATGGGAACTCCTTATAAGCAAATATACTCGTTTCATATACATGCTCATGTATAAAAGCATTTAAATTGTAATGTCTCTTCAAATTAAATTTGTGCGTACTGTTCTGTCCCAATCAATGTATCACCCATCTCGTGCAGGGATAGTCAATGCAATGACTTACCGgcaattttgagaaaaaaaaaaaaaaactaaattaACACAATTCCACAGAACAAAGGCAAACCTTCCAAATAATCGTTTTGCACCTCTTTTTCCGTTGCAcccaaaaaattgaaagccTCGAAAACGTCGCATATGGAAGAGATAATGCCTCTATTTTCCATAAGTacatatgtttttcttcaaaggGGTAGGTGATAATGTATAccatatatgtaaattttgttgtcCCTCCTTCACTTCTCTTTCTCAATATTGAACGGCGGTttaaaaaagacaaattaatttatattatacaatGTTTAGGGCATTCACAGGCATACCCTAAATACGCTAAACAAAGGGACCCACACCCACATACATGAATGCGTGCTCCATCACGCGCTGTATTTTTCCCAAAATAATTATCCCCTTCCTCTTCCCCAGTattactttctttttttttttattttgcgcgtaataatattcatttgAAAAATAGTAGAAACAATATAACTCATGtgtacaatatattttttctcatcatttaTAGTAAGAAGCGTACATTCTGTTTAATGCCTTTttcgtcaatttttttttgaccttGTTCTTTTACATAGTACAAGAACAAATCTGCATGCAAAATAACACATATGCACAGTACAATTGTCTAAACAATGCCTCATGTAATACCTTACTGCATAACCGCATAGCATGCATAAGTAAAATCCAAATGAGGATATATTCACGCACACACATgttagcattttttaatgtcttttttatcaaatctCATAAAATTCTAAGTCCAGATGGGGCGTTAAGGGGTTATTATAAAACTGTAACATTAGCTGCGTAATATAATGCGACATGGTGTATAATGCGCAAGATAAATACTAACACCATACATACGCTAAAAATTAGACAAAACGTGTGCCCATACAACGTACGAAAATCAGCAGTGTGTGCATTGGAAACCCTTTCCTAGTTCCTTAATTAATCATACACAGTTAAGGATCATCCTCCATTCTGCACATAACACTGTTTCGTTCGAATTGATCCACGTTTTGCGGCGTCTATGTGCATTGACGTGGATACACTGACCTGTGCACAATTACACTGCTATTCACACGAGCATGTAGATATTTACACCACCACACATAAAAAGGTACACttacattaaaataattacactTACATAGAAATACACACACTTACATAGAAATGCACACACTtctatatgcacacacaacgTTAACATATCAGCGCGCTTTTTCGCTAGCTGTCCAAAGGAGTCGataaactgaaaaaatgcttaaaaGAATAATAGCTTAAAAAAGTCCTTACCTTTAGTGTCCCTTTGACCCATTTACCCCCTGTGCATATATCGTGCATAACGGTTTAAGAGTACAATCTTGAATTTGAAAAGGGGACTTCCTAATGAAGGGGGTTGAATGACTACCCCATACACAACTAAATGAATTGCACAAGCGGGACCGAATACTTATAGAGTGGCGGATAATacgc includes the following:
- a CDS encoding hypothetical protein (putative) — its product is IYESHYLLKIHNKKKKRHKLPILLVINLFLLITFGDVVKGDNIINKKKDIWKSRFTVGKGTPKKNEDFNDKNKDKDNKKDKDDFLTSGNNKDDMNDARSIMLLREIYEKDNQLSIINRKKKKYKTATFTLGTLITIIALRALADLAVNGIAKIFKKEQSLLSGLIFDKWGFDSLKKKNLLVESLE